A stretch of Haloprofundus halophilus DNA encodes these proteins:
- a CDS encoding HalOD1 output domain-containing protein, with amino-acid sequence MKDNSPSHTGHSYDTDRYRQRHEAIVDPGETDLSFAVIDAIAAVEGVDPLDLDPFMHESINPDALNNLFAGTEQTSLGGSVAFEALSYTIVVESHGRITVYEQKDGGGRRTLAAGMR; translated from the coding sequence ATGAAAGACAACTCACCATCTCACACCGGGCACTCCTACGACACGGACCGCTACCGACAACGACACGAAGCCATCGTCGACCCCGGCGAAACGGATCTCTCGTTCGCTGTCATCGACGCGATCGCGGCCGTCGAAGGTGTCGACCCTCTCGACCTCGACCCCTTCATGCACGAGTCCATCAACCCCGACGCACTGAACAACCTCTTCGCCGGAACCGAGCAGACGAGCCTCGGCGGCTCCGTCGCGTTCGAGGCGCTCAGCTACACCATCGTCGTCGAGAGCCACGGTCGAATCACCGTCTACGAGCAGAAAGACGGCGGCGGACGGCGGACGCTGGCGGCCGGAATGCGGTAA
- a CDS encoding DUF192 domain-containing protein, producing the protein MQLVHEGRPIASTVEFADTVLEQSRGLMFRRSVPDDYALVFRFDEAERRSLHMLFVPFPIDALWLVDGEVTKHARLSGWTGLGWGTADTIVELPAGAADGVDAGDSVELVE; encoded by the coding sequence GTGCAACTCGTTCACGAGGGGCGGCCGATAGCGAGCACCGTCGAGTTCGCGGACACCGTTCTCGAACAGAGCCGCGGGCTGATGTTCCGGCGGTCGGTCCCCGACGACTACGCGCTCGTCTTCCGGTTCGACGAGGCGGAGCGCCGAAGCCTCCACATGCTGTTCGTCCCGTTTCCGATCGACGCGCTCTGGCTGGTCGACGGCGAGGTGACCAAGCACGCTCGCCTCTCGGGGTGGACCGGCCTCGGCTGGGGCACCGCCGACACCATCGTCGAGCTCCCCGCCGGAGCGGCCGACGGCGTCGACGCGGGCGACTCCGTCGAACTCGTCGAGTGA
- a CDS encoding alpha-isopropylmalate synthase regulatory domain-containing protein, translated as MDTTLRDGEQAPGVSLSTTEKVDIARALDRAAVPFVEAGSACTGAGERDAIARVADLGLDATVTSFARGVRADVDLALDCGVDGVNLVVPASDRHVEGKVGTDRDSVVETTVELVEHARDHGLWVEVLGEDGSRADVDFLDRLAAAAHDAGADRFCYCDTVGHGSPEHTERVVSRLAEHGPTSTHVHDDLGFAMTNVYASLRAGADLVHATVNGVGERAGNVALEEVAVALSHCYGVDCANLDELYSLAQTVARATETPLPPNKAVVGENAFAHESGIHTDGTLKDEAMYEPYPPETVGRERRLVLGKHAGRAGVRAALDEHGVEVTDDELARVVERVKGLAERGKRVTDADLLTVAEDVQGRARERRVRLVDLQATSGGGVPTASVRLAVDDEERVAAGTGNGPVDAAVEAVRTALGPDAAFQLESYHVDAISGGTDAVVTVEVELSRGDRSVSVAASDADITRASVVAMVDALDRLRAPKAVADVPPADD; from the coding sequence TTGGATACGACGCTCAGAGACGGCGAGCAAGCGCCGGGTGTCTCGCTCTCGACGACCGAGAAGGTCGACATCGCACGCGCGCTCGACAGAGCGGCGGTGCCGTTCGTCGAGGCCGGGAGCGCCTGCACCGGCGCGGGCGAACGCGACGCCATCGCCCGCGTCGCCGACCTCGGTCTCGACGCGACGGTGACGAGTTTCGCCCGCGGGGTCCGCGCCGACGTGGACCTCGCGCTCGACTGCGGCGTCGACGGCGTGAATCTCGTCGTCCCCGCAAGCGACCGCCACGTCGAGGGGAAGGTCGGCACCGACCGCGACTCGGTCGTCGAGACGACGGTCGAACTCGTCGAACACGCCCGCGACCACGGCCTCTGGGTCGAGGTGCTCGGGGAGGACGGCTCGCGGGCCGACGTCGACTTTCTCGACCGCCTCGCCGCGGCCGCGCACGACGCCGGAGCCGACCGCTTCTGTTACTGCGACACCGTCGGTCACGGGAGTCCAGAGCACACGGAGCGCGTCGTCTCGCGACTCGCCGAGCACGGCCCGACGAGCACCCACGTCCACGACGACCTGGGCTTCGCCATGACGAACGTCTACGCCAGCCTCCGGGCGGGCGCGGATCTCGTCCACGCCACCGTCAACGGCGTCGGCGAGCGCGCGGGCAACGTCGCGCTCGAAGAGGTCGCAGTCGCGCTCTCGCACTGCTACGGCGTCGACTGCGCGAACCTCGACGAACTGTACTCGCTCGCACAGACCGTCGCCCGCGCGACGGAGACGCCGCTTCCCCCGAACAAGGCCGTCGTCGGCGAGAACGCCTTTGCCCACGAGAGCGGCATCCACACCGACGGCACGCTGAAGGACGAGGCGATGTACGAGCCGTACCCGCCCGAGACGGTGGGCCGCGAGCGCCGCCTCGTGCTCGGCAAACACGCCGGCCGCGCCGGCGTCCGAGCGGCGCTCGACGAGCACGGCGTCGAGGTGACCGACGACGAACTCGCGCGAGTCGTCGAGCGCGTCAAGGGCCTCGCGGAGCGCGGAAAGCGCGTCACCGACGCCGACCTGCTCACCGTCGCCGAGGACGTACAGGGTCGCGCCCGCGAGCGACGCGTCAGACTCGTCGACCTGCAGGCGACCAGCGGCGGCGGGGTGCCGACCGCGAGCGTCCGCCTCGCCGTCGACGACGAGGAGCGCGTCGCCGCCGGGACCGGCAACGGCCCTGTCGACGCCGCCGTCGAGGCGGTCCGGACGGCGCTCGGTCCCGACGCCGCCTTCCAGTTGGAGTCGTACCACGTCGACGCCATCTCCGGCGGCACCGACGCCGTCGTCACCGTCGAAGTCGAACTCTCGCGGGGCGACCGGTCGGTGAGCGTCGCCGCGTCGGACGCGGACATCACCCGCGCGAGCGTCGTCGCGATGGTCGACGCCCTCGACCGCCTGCGCGCGCCGAAAGCGGTGGCCGACGTGCCGCCCGCCGACGACTGA
- a CDS encoding AI-2E family transporter — MERDRSFLLLAIGVAGVLSVLLLYPFLQYVLAAVLLAYVLKPVHRRLERVVGARVAAVSLIAVSTLAVLLPVALVVQVVLREARSVFAAVRDLLSGATQFEEFTRMNVSVEALFGSAQGSGSTLVGSVVDVFGGLSNAVIGLTVLLFLLYYLLTDGTALVAWIHEAIPLPPSIQDELHARIDRLMWAVLVGNVLVAVVQGILTGIGFFVVGFPSAVFWTVVTVLLSLLPLIGASVVWIPASVYLALTGQYVPAGFLFVYGAVVVSLSDNYLRPVIGGREARLNPGLFVVGIFGGVAALGVMGIFFGPIVLGVLKALVDVYVREYADTDALPVGSD, encoded by the coding sequence ATGGAGCGCGACCGCTCGTTTCTTCTCCTCGCAATCGGCGTCGCCGGGGTACTCTCGGTCCTACTGCTGTATCCGTTTCTCCAGTACGTCCTCGCCGCAGTGCTTCTCGCCTACGTGTTGAAGCCGGTTCACCGCCGACTCGAACGCGTGGTCGGCGCTCGCGTCGCCGCCGTTTCCCTCATCGCCGTCTCGACGTTGGCCGTTCTCCTGCCGGTCGCCCTCGTCGTGCAAGTCGTCCTCAGAGAGGCACGTTCCGTCTTCGCCGCCGTCCGCGACCTGCTCTCGGGGGCGACGCAGTTCGAGGAGTTCACTCGGATGAACGTCTCGGTCGAAGCGCTGTTCGGCTCCGCGCAGGGGAGCGGGTCGACGCTCGTCGGCAGCGTCGTCGACGTCTTCGGCGGGCTCTCGAACGCGGTCATCGGTCTCACCGTCCTCCTGTTTCTACTCTACTACCTGCTGACCGACGGCACCGCACTCGTCGCGTGGATTCACGAGGCGATACCGCTTCCACCGTCGATTCAGGACGAACTCCACGCCCGTATCGACCGCCTCATGTGGGCGGTGCTGGTCGGCAACGTCCTCGTCGCCGTCGTCCAGGGCATCCTCACCGGTATCGGTTTCTTCGTCGTCGGGTTCCCGAGCGCCGTGTTCTGGACCGTCGTGACGGTTCTCCTGTCGCTGCTGCCGCTCATCGGGGCGTCGGTCGTCTGGATTCCGGCGTCGGTGTATCTGGCGCTCACCGGTCAGTACGTCCCGGCGGGGTTTCTGTTCGTCTACGGTGCCGTGGTCGTCAGCCTCTCGGACAACTACCTCCGCCCCGTCATCGGCGGGCGAGAGGCGCGTCTCAACCCCGGGCTGTTCGTCGTCGGCATCTTCGGCGGCGTCGCGGCGCTGGGGGTCATGGGCATCTTCTTCGGCCCCATCGTCCTCGGCGTGCTGAAAGCGCTCGTCGACGTGTACGTCCGCGAGTACGCCGACACCGACGCGCTCCCGGTCGGTAGCGACTGA
- a CDS encoding AAA family ATPase, protein MDISDASTACDQVLDTVKGAVIADDEFFERIMLGVLARGHVLLEDVPGTGKTLTARSIAQALGLSFSRVQFTPDLLPSDVTGTNIFNEQDRSFEFSEGPIFANIVLADEINRAPPKTQAALLEAMEEGQVTVDGETHQLPKPFFVIATQNPVEQEGTFPLPEAQVDRFSVKTAIGYPELDGEVELLRRRAGRDTRSPTVETVLTQDQVLAMRATPERVRVHDDLLQYMAEITQATRNDRRVAVGVSPRGTQRMFETARARAVYAGREFVTPDDVKRVSHPVLAHRLVLTPDAKVSDVDKADVVDDVLDSVDVPTVEFEAR, encoded by the coding sequence ATGGATATCTCCGACGCAAGCACCGCTTGCGACCAGGTCCTCGACACGGTGAAAGGTGCGGTCATCGCGGACGACGAGTTCTTCGAGCGCATCATGCTCGGCGTGCTCGCCCGCGGTCACGTCCTCCTCGAAGACGTCCCCGGCACCGGCAAGACGCTCACCGCCCGCAGCATCGCGCAGGCGCTCGGTCTCAGTTTCTCCCGCGTGCAGTTCACGCCCGACCTGCTGCCCTCCGACGTCACCGGGACGAACATCTTCAACGAGCAGGACCGCAGTTTCGAGTTCTCCGAGGGCCCCATCTTCGCCAACATCGTCCTCGCCGACGAGATAAACCGCGCGCCGCCGAAGACGCAGGCCGCCCTCCTCGAAGCGATGGAGGAGGGGCAGGTGACCGTCGACGGCGAGACCCACCAGTTGCCCAAGCCGTTCTTCGTCATCGCGACGCAGAACCCCGTCGAACAGGAGGGGACGTTCCCGCTCCCCGAGGCGCAGGTCGACCGCTTCTCGGTGAAGACCGCCATCGGCTACCCCGAACTCGACGGCGAGGTCGAACTGCTGCGCCGTCGCGCCGGCCGCGACACGCGCAGTCCGACCGTCGAGACGGTGCTCACACAGGACCAGGTGCTGGCGATGCGGGCGACGCCCGAACGCGTCCGCGTCCACGACGACCTGCTGCAGTACATGGCCGAGATAACCCAAGCGACGCGTAACGACCGCCGCGTCGCCGTCGGTGTCTCCCCGCGCGGTACCCAGCGGATGTTCGAGACCGCCCGCGCCCGCGCCGTCTACGCCGGCCGCGAGTTCGTCACGCCCGACGACGTAAAGCGCGTCAGCCACCCGGTGCTGGCCCACCGCCTGGTTCTCACGCCGGACGCGAAAGTCTCGGACGTGGACAAAGCCGACGTCGTCGACGACGTGCTCGACTCCGTCGACGTGCCGACCGTCGAGTTCGAAGCGCGGTAG
- a CDS encoding DUF7519 family protein has translation MSEITRKPALLSVSLSMVGAGVCLVAAALSSSTALAAAAVGVVVLAVGLVIGGRRAVTAGGVALFAAILFGGIAGSGPELLLVGLLAAVFAWDAGENAIGIGEQLGRETNTTRAELVHAASTLSVGIVATVLGYGAYQAAGGGQPVTALVFLLLGVVALVAALRD, from the coding sequence GTGAGCGAAATCACGCGGAAACCCGCACTTCTGAGCGTCTCGCTCTCGATGGTCGGCGCAGGCGTCTGTCTCGTCGCGGCGGCGCTGAGCTCGTCGACGGCGCTCGCGGCGGCGGCCGTCGGCGTCGTCGTCCTCGCGGTCGGGTTGGTGATCGGCGGACGCCGAGCGGTGACTGCCGGCGGCGTCGCCCTGTTCGCGGCGATCCTCTTCGGCGGTATTGCCGGGTCGGGCCCCGAACTGCTGCTCGTCGGGCTTCTCGCGGCCGTGTTCGCGTGGGACGCCGGCGAGAACGCCATCGGTATCGGCGAGCAGCTCGGTCGGGAGACGAACACGACCCGCGCCGAACTCGTCCACGCGGCGTCGACGCTCTCGGTCGGTATCGTCGCGACCGTCCTGGGTTACGGTGCGTACCAAGCCGCCGGCGGCGGGCAGCCGGTGACGGCGCTCGTGTTCCTCCTGTTGGGCGTCGTCGCGCTCGTGGCGGCGCTGCGCGACTGA
- a CDS encoding DUF58 domain-containing protein, translated as MSAFETNRWTGVEALALLSGSLAILVSPRQPALLLAGVLGIAYAAYAYGGDAPDPSVAVERELDDSTAAPDETVRVTVTVRNVGESTLPDLRVVDGVPPALEVTDGTARLGTALRPGKRARFSYAVRAVRGEHEWEPMRIIARNASGSNERATAASTETVLRCEPRLSATENLPLRGLTTQYAGRISTDVAGAGLEFTSTREYRRGDPLKRVDWNRLARTGELATTEFREERAATVVLLVDAREGSYLAPEPDAPNAVERSAEAAGETFVALLDGGDRVGLATFAAESLWLPPGTGRDHRARGRRLLATHPSLAPTPPEDAAFFPSIRLRRLQRRLPADAQVILFSPLVDDYVVTAARRLDAHGHLVTVVSPDPTADETPGRRLARVERRNRMSRLRRAGIRVIDWRDESLATELARARERWSS; from the coding sequence ATGAGCGCTTTCGAGACGAACCGGTGGACGGGCGTCGAGGCGCTCGCACTCCTCTCGGGGAGTCTGGCGATTCTCGTCTCGCCGCGCCAGCCGGCGCTGTTGCTCGCCGGCGTGCTGGGCATCGCCTACGCCGCGTACGCCTACGGCGGCGACGCGCCGGACCCCTCGGTGGCCGTCGAACGCGAACTCGACGACTCTACGGCGGCACCCGACGAGACGGTTCGCGTCACCGTCACCGTCCGAAACGTCGGCGAATCGACGCTTCCCGACCTCCGCGTCGTCGACGGCGTTCCGCCCGCGCTGGAGGTCACGGACGGGACCGCTCGGCTCGGAACGGCGCTCAGGCCGGGGAAGCGAGCGCGCTTCTCGTACGCCGTCAGGGCGGTGCGCGGCGAACACGAGTGGGAGCCGATGCGGATTATCGCTCGCAACGCCAGCGGGAGCAACGAGCGCGCGACGGCGGCGAGCACCGAGACGGTGCTCCGCTGCGAACCGCGGCTGTCGGCGACCGAGAACCTCCCGCTTCGGGGGCTGACGACGCAGTACGCCGGACGCATCTCGACGGACGTCGCCGGCGCGGGACTGGAGTTCACTTCGACGCGGGAGTACCGCCGCGGCGACCCGCTCAAGCGCGTCGACTGGAACCGACTCGCGCGAACCGGCGAACTCGCGACGACCGAGTTCCGAGAGGAGCGGGCGGCGACGGTCGTGTTGCTCGTCGACGCCCGCGAGGGCTCGTACCTCGCGCCCGAACCCGACGCGCCGAACGCCGTCGAACGGTCGGCGGAGGCCGCCGGCGAGACGTTCGTCGCGCTGCTGGACGGCGGCGACCGGGTCGGGTTGGCGACGTTCGCCGCCGAGAGCCTCTGGCTGCCGCCGGGAACCGGTCGAGACCACCGCGCGCGCGGGCGAAGACTGCTGGCGACGCATCCGTCGCTCGCGCCGACGCCGCCGGAGGACGCCGCGTTCTTCCCCTCGATTCGCCTCCGCCGCCTCCAGCGCCGCCTGCCGGCGGACGCACAGGTCATCCTGTTCTCGCCGCTGGTCGACGACTACGTCGTCACCGCGGCGCGGCGTCTCGACGCCCACGGTCACCTCGTCACCGTCGTCAGCCCCGACCCGACGGCCGACGAGACGCCCGGCCGCCGCCTCGCACGCGTCGAACGCCGGAACCGGATGAGCCGACTGCGCCGGGCCGGCATCCGGGTCATCGACTGGCGCGACGAGTCGCTGGCGACCGAACTCGCTCGCGCACGGGAGCGGTGGTCCTCGTGA
- a CDS encoding DUF7269 family protein → MRTVTAFAGLTATVFGFAVVVNRGLAGAFGLDYLVVTLVGALALVQGIRYGLSRRKTTFHATTTDDPELRYHVPVPGDDVDVEFAGERSLGRAQKRERVRERLREAARETLVGYGGLTPEEAQERLDAGTWTDDPVAAAALRESPPRPSLVARVRAMLRTESPFERSARRVVDELVAIQEGSR, encoded by the coding sequence GTGAGAACCGTCACCGCGTTCGCGGGGCTCACCGCGACCGTCTTCGGCTTCGCCGTCGTCGTCAACCGGGGTCTCGCCGGGGCGTTCGGCCTCGACTACCTCGTCGTGACGCTCGTCGGCGCGCTCGCGCTCGTCCAGGGGATTCGGTACGGCCTCTCCCGTCGAAAGACGACGTTCCACGCCACGACGACCGACGACCCGGAACTCCGATACCACGTACCGGTGCCCGGCGACGACGTGGACGTCGAGTTCGCAGGCGAGCGCTCGCTCGGGCGCGCACAGAAGCGAGAGCGAGTCCGCGAACGACTCCGCGAGGCGGCGCGCGAGACGCTCGTCGGATACGGCGGTCTGACGCCCGAGGAGGCGCAAGAACGCCTCGACGCCGGCACGTGGACCGACGACCCCGTCGCGGCCGCGGCGCTCCGGGAGTCGCCGCCGCGTCCGTCGCTCGTCGCTCGCGTCCGAGCGATGCTCCGAACCGAGTCGCCCTTCGAGCGGAGCGCCCGCCGCGTCGTCGACGAACTCGTGGCGATTCAGGAGGGGAGCCGATGA
- a CDS encoding DUF4129 domain-containing protein: protein MQRDTALRIGLAALAVCALALAAATLDSAVVIDDGGSFGLGTSDSGSFGGGSDAPEEQQPFVNGESEAAPLLSFCVPWLTQWWVASTIVGAFVAMNAVARYKTGSYLLGLAFTVSFGSLVLIFYVLLTSCATPDSSFGFGGGENSTNSSLFPGSAGSSGLTGTGETLTTPTILLLAILGVVLVGAVLLLFVSTGDDDEVVDGTDDTPDPIPDVAALGAAAGRAADRIEADADTDNEVYRAWVEMTGLLDVERPQTSTPEEFAVAAEDAGMARGDVRELTELFEYVRYGEGTVTADREERAVSALRRIESAYADGAADAEGDESR from the coding sequence GTGCAGAGAGACACAGCCCTCCGGATCGGTCTCGCCGCTCTCGCCGTCTGCGCGCTCGCCCTCGCCGCCGCGACCCTCGACTCCGCGGTCGTCATCGACGACGGCGGCAGTTTCGGCCTCGGTACCTCCGACAGCGGTAGTTTCGGCGGGGGCAGCGATGCTCCCGAAGAACAACAGCCGTTCGTGAACGGCGAGAGTGAAGCGGCCCCGCTGCTGAGCTTCTGTGTTCCCTGGCTGACGCAGTGGTGGGTCGCCTCCACCATCGTCGGCGCGTTCGTCGCGATGAACGCCGTCGCCCGATACAAAACCGGGTCGTACCTCCTCGGCCTCGCGTTCACCGTCTCGTTCGGCAGCCTGGTTCTCATCTTCTACGTGCTTCTCACCTCCTGTGCGACCCCGGACTCGTCGTTCGGATTCGGCGGCGGAGAGAACTCGACCAACAGTTCGCTGTTTCCGGGCTCGGCGGGCTCGTCGGGGCTCACCGGGACCGGCGAGACGCTCACGACGCCGACGATACTGCTCTTGGCCATCCTCGGGGTCGTCCTCGTCGGCGCGGTGCTGTTGCTGTTCGTCTCCACCGGCGACGACGACGAGGTCGTCGACGGCACCGACGATACGCCCGACCCGATACCCGACGTGGCCGCCCTCGGAGCGGCCGCCGGTCGCGCGGCCGACCGAATCGAAGCCGACGCCGACACCGACAACGAGGTGTACAGAGCGTGGGTCGAGATGACCGGCCTGCTCGACGTCGAGCGTCCGCAGACGAGCACCCCCGAGGAGTTCGCCGTCGCCGCCGAGGACGCGGGGATGGCCCGCGGGGACGTGCGCGAACTCACGGAACTGTTCGAGTACGTCCGTTACGGCGAGGGAACGGTGACCGCCGACCGGGAGGAACGCGCCGTTTCGGCGCTCCGTCGCATCGAGTCGGCGTACGCCGACGGCGCTGCGGACGCCGAGGGAGACGAGAGCCGGTGA
- a CDS encoding metallophosphoesterase family protein, whose translation MSGPTRETELAHLDRPKAPETTLAVVSDAHVTADAEGTWKVFHRTESRLESVVDDVNRRDVDGLVFAGDLTKDGAPPEFDRVEEILSELDAPYLAVPGNHDVPKAFDDHQTPPLSSFVAAHCPDELPYRSRLGGLDVVCLNSASDADGTLREGHAGRISDAQLDWIADAVDPERPTVAVFHHPTTHVGRLVERFPDTDHYQLRNADAVVEALDSAGVELAVSGHIHWPTAARVSGVSGGSDESGVSDGRPRGGRADSFDGVTQVTTPAACSFPQGYLLVRVTPDGTTVSMVPLGDDESRTEAYRHAAADGARNDAIVESADDGYFDSFPLVDERAPEPPTSD comes from the coding sequence ATGTCCGGCCCCACCCGCGAAACCGAACTCGCGCATCTCGACCGACCGAAAGCACCCGAGACGACGCTCGCCGTCGTCTCCGACGCCCACGTCACTGCCGACGCCGAGGGGACGTGGAAGGTGTTTCACCGGACCGAGTCCCGACTCGAATCGGTCGTCGACGACGTGAATCGGCGGGACGTCGACGGACTCGTCTTCGCGGGCGACCTGACGAAGGACGGGGCACCCCCGGAATTCGACCGCGTCGAGGAGATTCTCTCGGAACTCGACGCGCCGTACCTCGCCGTCCCGGGGAACCACGACGTCCCGAAAGCGTTCGACGACCACCAGACCCCCCCGCTGTCCTCGTTCGTCGCCGCGCACTGTCCCGACGAGTTGCCGTATCGGTCCCGTCTGGGCGGTCTCGACGTCGTCTGTCTCAACAGCGCCTCCGACGCCGACGGGACGCTCCGAGAGGGCCACGCGGGCCGCATCTCCGACGCACAACTCGACTGGATAGCGGACGCCGTCGACCCCGAGCGCCCGACGGTCGCCGTCTTCCACCACCCGACGACCCACGTCGGCCGCCTCGTCGAGCGGTTCCCCGACACCGACCACTACCAGCTCCGGAACGCCGACGCAGTGGTCGAGGCGCTCGATTCGGCCGGCGTCGAATTGGCTGTCTCGGGCCACATCCACTGGCCGACGGCCGCCCGCGTCTCCGGCGTCTCCGGTGGGTCCGACGAGTCCGGCGTCTCCGACGGTCGTCCTCGCGGCGGACGGGCCGACTCGTTTGACGGCGTGACGCAGGTGACGACGCCCGCCGCGTGTTCGTTCCCGCAGGGATACTTGCTCGTCCGCGTGACCCCCGACGGAACCACGGTCTCGATGGTTCCGCTCGGCGACGACGAGAGCCGAACCGAGGCGTACCGCCACGCCGCCGCCGACGGCGCTCGAAACGACGCCATCGTCGAGAGCGCCGACGACGGATACTTCGACTCGTTTCCGTTGGTCGACGAACGCGCACCCGAACCTCCCACCTCCGACTGA
- a CDS encoding GtrA family protein, producing the protein MVRALLRALVESPIAVRLRRFVIVGAVAAGVQMVLLWLFVERGRINYLLAAAIAIEITIVFQYVLNNTWTFQAFQNTGTNAFLSGLVKTNLVRGSAIPIQLGILYGLVAWRGVPYLLANGLAIVISGVYRYVLDSRWTWAD; encoded by the coding sequence GTGGTCCGAGCGCTGCTGCGGGCCCTCGTAGAGAGCCCCATCGCCGTCCGCCTGCGTCGCTTCGTCATCGTCGGTGCGGTCGCCGCGGGCGTCCAGATGGTGTTGCTGTGGCTGTTCGTCGAACGGGGGCGGATAAACTACCTGCTGGCGGCCGCCATCGCCATCGAGATAACCATCGTCTTCCAGTACGTGTTGAACAACACGTGGACGTTCCAGGCGTTTCAGAACACCGGGACGAACGCGTTTCTCTCCGGACTGGTGAAGACGAACCTCGTCCGCGGGAGCGCGATTCCGATCCAACTCGGTATCCTCTACGGGTTGGTCGCGTGGCGGGGCGTCCCGTACCTACTCGCCAACGGCCTCGCAATCGTCATCAGCGGCGTCTACCGGTACGTCCTCGACTCGCGGTGGACGTGGGCGGATTGA
- a CDS encoding sulfatase, whose protein sequence is MTTHADISNVVLVTVDSLRSDAISPYDSDRHTPVLQELADRGTVFENAFATGNWTPFSFPGLLASRPVFADTGRIGVSESPTLAETLSEAGVETGGFNAANGFLTDHWGFDEGFDEFEPFVADVGSSLYGRYLAAHPTVEGWLQLAASPFRRLSSRLRRDGDDKPFLDTSRMLDVERAATSFVEDADEPFFLWVHYMDAHTPYVPAPRYIREVSSAMFGTHRMLLAHTRTGLGWEVGDRTLSDLRTLYQGAVRQVDASIGRLLDSLDAAGHRDETAVVVAGDHGEEFQEHGHLAHYPKLYDELIHVPLVVDVPGADARRIDGHVGLDAVPPTVCDLFDVDSPAEWNGESLVSSVVDGTDPGADPVVSVAVRGDDVTQQPIPRSLDDGDLLVSVRTREWTYVENTETGARELYHRASDPDQQTDRTVAPTPEDESVVARLREPAVEHAELLAGAGEGALDDASDDAVDDAVETRLSALGYR, encoded by the coding sequence ATGACGACACACGCCGACATCTCCAACGTGGTACTCGTGACGGTCGATTCGCTCCGTTCGGATGCGATCAGTCCGTACGACTCCGACCGGCACACGCCCGTACTACAGGAGTTGGCCGACCGAGGGACGGTGTTCGAGAACGCGTTTGCGACGGGGAACTGGACGCCGTTTTCGTTCCCCGGACTGCTCGCCTCGCGCCCCGTGTTCGCGGATACGGGTCGCATCGGCGTGAGCGAGTCGCCGACGCTCGCCGAGACGCTCTCGGAAGCGGGCGTCGAGACGGGCGGGTTCAACGCAGCCAACGGGTTCCTCACCGACCACTGGGGGTTCGACGAGGGGTTCGACGAGTTCGAGCCGTTCGTCGCGGACGTCGGGTCGAGTCTCTACGGCCGCTATCTCGCCGCTCACCCGACGGTCGAAGGGTGGCTCCAGCTCGCCGCCTCGCCGTTCCGACGGCTCTCCTCGCGGCTCAGACGCGACGGCGACGACAAGCCGTTCCTCGACACCTCGCGCATGCTCGACGTGGAGCGAGCGGCGACGTCGTTCGTCGAGGACGCCGACGAGCCGTTCTTCCTGTGGGTTCACTACATGGACGCCCACACCCCCTACGTCCCCGCACCGCGCTACATCCGCGAGGTCTCCTCGGCGATGTTCGGCACCCACCGGATGCTCCTGGCGCACACCCGCACCGGCCTCGGGTGGGAGGTCGGCGACCGGACGCTCTCGGACCTCCGGACGCTGTACCAGGGGGCGGTCAGGCAGGTCGACGCGAGTATCGGTCGCCTCCTCGACAGCCTCGACGCGGCAGGACACCGCGACGAGACGGCCGTCGTCGTCGCCGGCGACCACGGCGAGGAGTTTCAGGAACACGGCCACCTCGCCCACTATCCGAAGCTCTACGACGAACTCATCCACGTCCCGCTCGTGGTCGACGTCCCGGGCGCGGACGCTCGGCGCATCGACGGACACGTCGGCCTCGACGCCGTCCCGCCGACGGTCTGCGACCTCTTCGACGTCGACTCGCCAGCGGAGTGGAACGGCGAGAGCCTCGTTTCGAGCGTCGTCGACGGCACGGACCCCGGCGCCGACCCCGTGGTCTCCGTCGCGGTCCGCGGCGACGACGTCACCCAACAGCCGATCCCCCGCAGTCTCGACGACGGTGACCTGCTCGTGAGCGTGCGGACGCGCGAGTGGACCTACGTCGAGAACACCGAGACCGGCGCACGGGAGCTGTACCACCGAGCGAGCGACCCCGACCAACAGACCGACCGAACCGTCGCTCCCACCCCTGAGGACGAGTCGGTCGTCGCTCGACTCCGCGAACCGGCGGTCGAACACGCCGAACTGCTCGCCGGAGCCGGCGAGGGTGCACTTGACGACGCGTCCGACGACGCCGTCGACGACGCCGTCGAAACCCGCCTCTCCGCGCTCGGATACCGATAA